One part of the Parabacteroides distasonis ATCC 8503 genome encodes these proteins:
- a CDS encoding response regulator encodes MRNAKIIVVDDNEAVLRSLRTILSHEFKTIVTVSSPVLLPALLRNGDVDMVLLDMNFGAGKQSGGEGLFWLDRILELKNPPAVILITAFGDIELAVSSLKRGASDFIVKPWDNEKLIQTLVHVWEHRMESNTDKASSVAESLINALLKKYTEAYAKPLPRLTAEAVDKLSDMAGRGDLALLQQIVERTVLLVDKCRLDADDFYVEELSEVSHPCTLEDMERQFIAEVLKEKKGNLTLAAQQLDISRQTLYNKMRKYGL; translated from the coding sequence ATGCGTAACGCGAAGATTATAGTCGTAGATGACAATGAGGCGGTATTGAGAAGTCTGCGGACGATCCTGTCCCATGAGTTTAAGACGATCGTTACCGTATCATCTCCTGTTCTATTGCCTGCCCTTTTACGGAATGGAGATGTAGATATGGTTTTACTGGATATGAACTTCGGCGCTGGAAAGCAAAGCGGTGGGGAAGGGCTTTTCTGGTTGGATCGTATTTTGGAGCTTAAGAATCCTCCGGCCGTTATCTTGATAACCGCTTTTGGGGATATCGAGTTGGCTGTATCTTCCCTTAAAAGGGGAGCCTCGGACTTTATCGTGAAACCTTGGGATAACGAGAAACTTATTCAAACCCTTGTCCATGTGTGGGAACACCGTATGGAATCAAATACAGATAAGGCTTCATCTGTGGCCGAATCTCTTATTAATGCATTGCTAAAGAAATATACGGAGGCTTATGCGAAACCATTGCCTCGTCTGACAGCGGAGGCGGTCGATAAGTTATCCGATATGGCCGGGCGGGGTGATTTGGCCTTGTTGCAGCAAATCGTCGAACGTACGGTCTTACTTGTGGATAAATGCCGTTTGGATGCCGATGATTTCTATGTGGAGGAGCTTTCGGAAGTCTCCCATCCTTGTACGTTGGAGGATATGGAACGGCAGTTTATCGCCGAGGTATTGAAAGAAAAGAAAGGGAACCTGACGCTTGCGGCTCAACAATTGGATATTAGCCGCCAGACCCTTTATAATAAGATGCGGAAATACGGATTGTAG
- a CDS encoding ATP-binding protein, which produces MVNRSLYLKIIGIVSLIVFLALLGSVLLITGTSYFLSFVCLCIILLITLLLIRWMNGINRKIATFFESVRNGDTALRYPNKTNDPFVKDLYTEMNRIILLFSQNQSEMEEKRLYYESILRVLTHEIRNSITPIRSLSADLLKYSDTYTPKQLREGLEVIHGQAQNLSAFLDSYHRLTHLPEPERTEVPITSLFQKMERLLCAEPGSDRIRFSSAEALTVRVDQNLIVLALINLIRNALQAIEGQADGIVSVEALKTDGRVYITITDNGPGISPELLSAIFTPFFSTKSGGSGIGLSISHRIMRLHGGDLTVDSLPGVRTEFRMKL; this is translated from the coding sequence ATGGTTAACCGGAGTTTATACTTGAAGATTATAGGAATCGTCTCCTTGATCGTGTTTCTCGCGTTACTTGGGTCCGTATTGTTGATAACCGGTACCTCTTACTTCTTATCCTTTGTATGTCTGTGTATTATCCTGTTGATAACTCTGTTACTAATCCGGTGGATGAACGGTATAAACCGTAAGATAGCTACCTTCTTTGAGTCGGTTCGTAATGGGGATACAGCTTTGCGGTACCCAAATAAAACGAATGATCCTTTTGTAAAGGATTTGTATACGGAAATGAACCGGATTATCCTCCTATTCAGTCAAAACCAGAGTGAGATGGAAGAGAAGCGTTTATATTACGAGAGTATCTTGCGGGTACTGACGCATGAGATTCGTAATTCGATTACGCCAATCCGTTCCTTGTCTGCTGACCTATTGAAATATTCCGATACATATACTCCGAAGCAATTACGGGAAGGTTTGGAGGTTATTCATGGGCAAGCGCAAAATTTATCCGCCTTCTTGGATTCCTACCATCGTCTGACGCATCTCCCGGAGCCGGAAAGAACCGAGGTGCCTATAACCTCTTTATTTCAGAAGATGGAACGGTTGTTGTGTGCCGAGCCGGGTAGCGACCGTATCCGTTTCTCCTCTGCGGAAGCTTTAACGGTACGTGTGGATCAAAACTTGATCGTGTTGGCTCTGATTAATTTGATCCGTAACGCATTACAGGCGATAGAGGGGCAAGCGGATGGTATCGTCTCCGTAGAAGCCTTGAAGACAGATGGTAGGGTATATATAACTATAACAGACAATGGCCCCGGTATTTCTCCTGAACTATTGTCTGCTATCTTTACGCCTTTCTTCTCTACGAAGTCCGGTGGTAGCGGCATCGGCCTCAGTATCTCCCACCGCATAATGCGCTTGCATGGCGGCGATTTAACCGTTGATTCCTTACCCGGTGTCCGTACCGAGTTTCGTATGAAGCTGTAA